TCGGCGGCCAGGTCAAAGGCAATCGTCGTCCAGCGGTGAATGGCGATGTGGTCATAGTGGCCGTAGATGCCCTCGGGGCCGTAGGTCACCATCACCTGCGGCTTGAGCTCGCGGATAATGCGCACCAGCTTGCCCACGGCCTGGCCCTGGTTGACAATGGCCAGTTGGCCGTCGACATAGTCCAGGAACTGCGGCGGGTGGATGCCATAGGTCTCGCAGGCACAGCGCAGCTCTTTCTCGCGCACCTGGGGCAGGTTGGCTTTGGTGGCCAGTTTGGGGTCGCGGATCTCGCCCGCTTCGCCGCGCGTGGCGGTGACCAGGTGAACGTCCACGCCCTCCGCGGCATAGCGCGAGAGCGTGCCGCCGATGCTGAACGCTTCATCGTCGGGATGGGCAAACACGGCCAGCAGAGTCAATCGGGTCATTGTTTCCTCGTTGTGAGAGCAGTGCCGCGCCCGGACGGAAACCCGGCGGGCGGAGCCGGAGACGATTCTATCACAGGCCAGCCGCCCCTGGCAACCGCTGTTGGGCTGCCGGGTAGTTGCACGTATAATGCAAGTTCGAGTACGCCTGTCAGGAGGGACGAATGGCTCAACGCAAGCCGCACCCGGAACACCACATCGACATGGTGCCCGGAGACGTCGCGCCAACGGTGCTCATCGTCGAAGACCGGGCGCAGGTGGAACAGTTCGCCGGGCTGCTGGACGAGGCACGCCCGGTAGCAGAAAAGCGCGAGTACGTGACCGTGACCGGCCGCAAGGGCAAGCTGGCCATCTCCTGCACCTCTACCGGGATGGGCAGTCCCGCCACCTCCATCGGAGTCGAGGAGCTGTGGCACATCGGCGCAAAGAACATCCTGCGCCTGGGGACCTGCCTGCCCATCCAGTCGCGCATCGGCCCGGGCGACCTGATCGTGGCCACTGGCGCCGTGCGCGATGAGCACACCAGCGAAGAGTACATCAACAAAGAGTACCCCGCCGTGGCCGACTACCGGCTGGTGCGTGCTTTTTCGGACGCCTGCCGCAACCTGAAGTACCGCTGCCACACGGGCATTGTGCGCACCCACGACGCCTACTACCTGGAGGCCCCCGGGAGCAGCGGCCGGGAGGGCCGCATCCACCCATGGGTCGACCTGGGAGTGCTGGCGGTCGACCTGGAGACGTCGGTGGTGCTGGTAGTGGCCAGCATGTCCGGCTTTCGCGCCGGGGCGCTGTTGCTGGCTCAGGAGCCGGTGGGGGAGGGCACGGCCATGCTGCCGGCCGACCAGTCGGAACGCCTGCTGCTGGCCGGCATCGAGGCGGCCCGCCTGCTGCAAGAGCGCGGTTTGGCCGAGTAGGCCAGCGGCACTGCGCCGGCGCGGTCCGAGCAGGTGCCCCCTGCCGCGAGACCCGCTGACGCTCAACCACGTCGTGAAAGCGAGGGAGCGATGGCCAGAGTGCTGATGATCATTGCGCCGGAACGATTCCGCGATGAGGAACTGTTCGTCACCCGGGAAGAACTTGAAAAGGCAGGGCACAGCATCGTCATTGCCAGTACGGTAAAGGGGGTCTGCCCCGGCTCCCGCGGCGGCTCGGCGACCGCCACCGTGACGCTGCCCGAGGTCCACACCAGCGACTATGATGCCGTTGTATTCGTGGGCGGCGGCGGCTCCAAGCTGCTTTTCCACAATGAACACGCCCTGCGCATTGCGAGAGAAATGAACGAAAGGCAGGCCGTGGTGGCAGCCATCTGTCTCGCCCCGGTGATCCTGGCCAATGCGGGGGTCCTCCGCGGGAAGCAGGCCACTGTGGCCGGAACCGAGGCCAGAACGATCGAGGGCCAGGGCGCGAAATACACCGGCCCCGGAGTGACGGTGGACGGAAACATCGTTACCGGCAACGCACCCAGCAGCTCCCGGCTGTTTGGTTCCAGGATCAACGAGCTGCTCCAGAGCGCTGATTGACAGAGTAAGGACAGTGCATCAGAATCAGGCCAGTTCGAGACGTGCCCGGCCATCGCCTGCCCATCCAACCGCGGGCCAGGCGACGACAGGACCCGCCCAATCTATCAGGAGGAGTGATTGATGTCCACCGTTGATCGCGTCTCCCGAGTCCCAGGGCAGTTCGTACGTATCGCAGCAGGTATCGCCATCAGCGCGTTGACCGCGGTGATGCTCACGCTCGCCTTTCATCCGTACAACGTCTGGTTCCTGTCCTTCCTTGCCCTCGTGCCGATGCTGATGGCCCAGTACTGGATCCTGCCGGAAAAGTGGTCCGGACTCGCTCCCGCCGTCGGCATCGGCGG
This genomic interval from Chloroflexi bacterium ADurb.Bin180 contains the following:
- the yraA gene encoding putative cysteine protease YraA, giving the protein MARVLMIIAPERFRDEELFVTREELEKAGHSIVIASTVKGVCPGSRGGSATATVTLPEVHTSDYDAVVFVGGGGSKLLFHNEHALRIAREMNERQAVVAAICLAPVILANAGVLRGKQATVAGTEARTIEGQGAKYTGPGVTVDGNIVTGNAPSSSRLFGSRINELLQSAD
- the udp_2 gene encoding Uridine phosphorylase → MAQRKPHPEHHIDMVPGDVAPTVLIVEDRAQVEQFAGLLDEARPVAEKREYVTVTGRKGKLAISCTSTGMGSPATSIGVEELWHIGAKNILRLGTCLPIQSRIGPGDLIVATGAVRDEHTSEEYINKEYPAVADYRLVRAFSDACRNLKYRCHTGIVRTHDAYYLEAPGSSGREGRIHPWVDLGVLAVDLETSVVLVVASMSGFRAGALLLAQEPVGEGTAMLPADQSERLLLAGIEAARLLQERGLAE
- the mca_2 gene encoding Mycothiol S-conjugate amidase: MTRLTLLAVFAHPDDEAFSIGGTLSRYAAEGVDVHLVTATRGEAGEIRDPKLATKANLPQVREKELRCACETYGIHPPQFLDYVDGQLAIVNQGQAVGKLVRIIRELKPQVMVTYGPEGIYGHYDHIAIHRWTTIAFDLAADADCYPDGTGACSPHQVSKLYYAVMPEEMLEAMSVNGRPPTVNMDGVPFPMVGYKPEQINAVIDVREYFITKMAGLMCHATQISVEETPQDVEKLANSPLTHSEFFLLGKTAATVPHPAGVETDLFAGLR